A single region of the Phycisphaerae bacterium genome encodes:
- a CDS encoding alpha/beta hydrolase: MWGCDRLFYYPDARIRGTPADHDLAYEDVFFDAADGVRLHGWFLPARGGPARGTVVHLHGNAANITGHFEFMRWLPDAGYHLLVFDYRGYGRSSGTVTRNGTVFDAEAAIDYAVSRPEVNSERLFLMGQSLGGAVAIVTAARHPGRVRGLVVDGAFTRYRDIARHHVLAHPLTLVVGWWYPLVLSGEHDPLDDVAAIAPTPIFIMHGAADRVVPARMARELFEAAAEPKQLWIAEGMDHYQVWLDRFEEARGRVLRFFEEALAGD; encoded by the coding sequence ATGTGGGGCTGTGACCGTCTCTTTTATTATCCCGATGCCAGAATTCGCGGCACACCGGCCGATCACGATCTTGCATACGAAGATGTCTTCTTCGATGCGGCGGACGGCGTTCGGCTCCACGGATGGTTTCTACCCGCTCGTGGTGGCCCCGCGCGAGGCACCGTCGTGCATCTTCACGGAAACGCCGCCAACATCACCGGTCATTTCGAATTCATGCGATGGCTGCCCGACGCCGGATATCATCTGCTCGTATTTGACTATCGCGGCTATGGCCGAAGCAGCGGTACCGTCACGCGGAATGGGACCGTGTTTGATGCCGAGGCGGCGATCGATTATGCGGTTTCTCGCCCGGAAGTGAATTCGGAACGACTTTTTCTGATGGGTCAGTCGCTCGGTGGCGCCGTGGCCATCGTGACCGCGGCTCGTCACCCGGGCCGCGTACGCGGACTTGTTGTGGACGGTGCATTCACGCGCTATCGAGATATCGCCAGGCATCACGTACTGGCCCACCCGCTGACGCTGGTTGTCGGCTGGTGGTATCCACTGGTGCTCAGCGGCGAGCACGATCCGCTCGATGATGTCGCCGCCATTGCACCGACGCCGATCTTCATCATGCATGGGGCGGCGGACCGCGTCGTACCGGCGCGCATGGCGCGGGAGCTGTTCGAGGCGGCCGCCGAGCCGAAGCAATTGTGGATCGCCGAAGGCATGGACCACTACCAGGTGTGGCTGGACCGCTTCGAGGAGGCGCGCGGTCGAGTCCTGCGTTTCTTTGAAGAGGCTTTGGCCGGTGATTAG
- the purN gene encoding phosphoribosylglycinamide formyltransferase, with protein sequence MSRRQRRNDLRRGPFRIAVLISGSGTGLQNLIDRIRDGRLAGVEIPVVVSSRSDVEGVARAETADLPVDVIRVKDHPDIATFSNHLTLTLDVYDVDLVVQAGWLCYWMVPGRWLGKVINIHPSLLPKFGGKGFYGRAVHEAVLSAHESESGCTVHWVNNEYDAGEIIAQTRCAVSPDDTPETLASRVCKLEHELLPRVIADIRDGKVPRPRQRRDPT encoded by the coding sequence ATGAGCCGTCGTCAGCGAAGAAACGATTTGCGGCGCGGTCCCTTTCGGATCGCCGTGTTGATTTCCGGCAGCGGCACGGGCCTGCAGAACCTGATTGATCGTATCCGCGACGGAAGGCTTGCCGGCGTTGAAATACCGGTTGTGGTTTCATCGCGCTCAGATGTCGAAGGCGTGGCCCGCGCGGAGACGGCGGACCTGCCGGTCGATGTCATTCGGGTGAAGGACCACCCAGATATTGCCACGTTTTCCAATCATCTGACCTTGACGTTGGACGTGTATGACGTCGATCTGGTTGTGCAGGCCGGCTGGTTGTGCTATTGGATGGTGCCGGGGCGCTGGCTGGGGAAGGTAATCAATATTCATCCGTCCCTGCTGCCAAAATTTGGCGGCAAAGGATTTTATGGCCGGGCGGTTCATGAAGCGGTCCTGTCCGCCCACGAATCCGAATCCGGCTGCACGGTCCATTGGGTGAACAATGAATATGACGCCGGCGAAATCATCGCCCAGACGCGTTGCGCCGTCTCGCCCGACGATACGCCGGAAACGCTCGCTTCAAGGGTGTGTAAACTGGAGCATGAACTTCTGCCGCGAGTGATCGCTGACATCCGGGACGGAAAGGTGCCGCGTCCGCGTCAGCGCCGCGACCCGACCTAG
- a CDS encoding class I SAM-dependent methyltransferase — MPKSKKTPRPQYTARTADKQILYQNSVQSPEAEVSFCRRVYKKRYGVEPTHFREDFCGTFLISCDWVKRGSGNHAWGIDLCSDTIDWGRRNNLVRLKPGQRERVHLLNRNVLDVVDPKMHVIGAFNFSYFIFKKRDELVSYFSRVRKSLHRNGLFVTDAYGGFDAQKPMQERRKCGGFTYVWDQALYDPITDDTLCHIHFEFPDGTKLRKAFTYDWRLWTLGGIRDAMLSAGFRETEVYWEGTLENGEGDGVFRKTIKTQNCAAWTAYVLGYP; from the coding sequence ATGCCCAAATCGAAAAAAACCCCCAGACCACAGTACACTGCTCGAACGGCTGATAAGCAGATACTCTACCAAAATTCAGTGCAATCGCCCGAGGCAGAGGTTTCGTTTTGTAGGCGCGTTTACAAGAAACGATACGGCGTGGAACCAACGCATTTCCGGGAAGACTTCTGCGGAACCTTTCTGATCAGTTGTGACTGGGTCAAGCGTGGATCGGGCAACCACGCATGGGGCATCGATCTGTGCAGCGACACGATCGACTGGGGTCGCAGGAACAATCTGGTCAGGCTGAAACCCGGACAGCGGGAGCGCGTCCATCTGCTCAACCGGAATGTGCTGGATGTGGTCGATCCGAAGATGCATGTCATCGGCGCGTTCAATTTCAGCTACTTCATCTTCAAAAAGCGCGACGAACTCGTTTCCTATTTCTCAAGAGTTCGAAAGTCGCTCCACAGAAACGGGCTGTTTGTCACTGATGCTTATGGCGGTTTCGACGCACAGAAGCCGATGCAGGAAAGGCGAAAGTGCGGCGGCTTCACCTATGTATGGGATCAGGCACTCTATGATCCGATTACCGATGATACGCTGTGCCATATTCATTTCGAATTTCCCGACGGCACGAAGTTGCGCAAGGCATTTACCTACGATTGGCGATTGTGGACGCTCGGCGGAATACGTGATGCCATGCTCAGCGCGGGTTTTCGTGAGACTGAAGTCTACTGGGAAGGTACATTGGAGAACGGAGAAGGGGACGGAGTTTTCCGCAAGACGATTAAGACTCAGAACTGCGCGGCATGGACGGCCTATGTGCTCGGTTATCCGTGA
- a CDS encoding alpha/beta hydrolase encodes MGDADVKFAEGAAQASKPTRRQRVIKFAKRLAVLYLCWCLLLIVGQRWLVFPDFASPEPSVEEKYDNSTVVLNRDLGDGDQVVAWFVPCPAARKGIASPLVVYFHGNAEIIDSQRFAIELYRAIGCSVLLPEYRGYGRSAGQPSEAAIVDDAVFFVNEALKRPEVDPKRVVYHGRSLGGGVAVQTAARLKPRALILGSTFTSLRPFARRYLAPAFLLRSPFDTDQVLPMFDIPILIHHGTRDNIVPVWHGRELQRIGRDVTYIEYDCMHNDFPGDANLDRYPREIEKFLQKNGIIP; translated from the coding sequence ATGGGTGACGCAGACGTGAAATTCGCCGAGGGCGCGGCACAAGCGTCCAAGCCAACAAGGCGCCAGCGCGTGATCAAGTTCGCAAAACGACTCGCGGTTCTTTATTTATGCTGGTGCCTTCTGCTCATCGTGGGTCAGCGATGGCTGGTTTTCCCGGATTTCGCATCGCCTGAGCCGAGCGTCGAAGAGAAGTATGACAACTCCACGGTGGTGCTCAATCGCGACCTTGGCGACGGCGATCAGGTCGTAGCCTGGTTTGTTCCATGCCCTGCCGCGAGAAAAGGAATCGCCTCGCCACTCGTGGTTTATTTTCATGGCAACGCTGAAATCATTGATAGCCAAAGATTTGCGATCGAGCTTTACCGAGCGATAGGATGCTCCGTCCTGCTGCCGGAGTATCGCGGCTACGGACGGTCGGCCGGTCAGCCCAGCGAGGCGGCCATCGTCGACGATGCAGTCTTTTTCGTGAATGAGGCACTCAAGCGTCCGGAAGTTGATCCGAAGCGGGTTGTTTATCACGGACGTTCGCTGGGAGGCGGTGTCGCGGTTCAGACTGCCGCTCGCTTAAAGCCTCGTGCGTTGATCCTCGGCTCGACGTTTACCAGCCTTCGTCCATTCGCAAGACGCTATCTGGCACCGGCTTTTCTTTTGCGCAGTCCTTTTGACACTGACCAAGTACTTCCCATGTTTGATATTCCAATTCTGATTCATCACGGCACACGGGATAATATTGTTCCGGTCTGGCACGGCCGAGAGCTTCAGAGGATTGGCAGAGACGTCACGTACATCGAGTACGACTGCATGCACAACGATTTCCCGGGCGACGCGAACCTGGACCGCTACCCTCGCGAGATTGAGAAATTTCTCCAAAAGAACGGCATTATCCCATGA